AATTGGGGCTTCCGGAGCTGTTTTTGGAGTTATGATTGCATTTGCCATGTACTTCCCGGACCGCTATGTGTTCATATACTTTTTGATTCCGATAAAGACAAAATATTTAATGGCGATTTTGGTTGTTATAGAATTCATGTCGGTTGGAAATCAAAGCGTAGTAGCACATTTAGCTCATATCGGTGGCGCTATAACCGGTGTCATTCTAATTCTAATTAACCGCAAAAATGAATTTAGTAAAAAAAATATTTTTAGCTCTTTTAAAAAATCTAGTAATAACTTTTCTGCAGGCGGTTTCCAAAAAGCTTTCCGGAAAAATCCGTTTAAACAGGCCGATGTTGAAGATGCAAAGTTTTATGATATAAATGATAGCCGGAAAGAAGACGAGACCGTTTCTCAAGAGGAAATTGATAAAATACTTGATAAGATTAGCCAGAGCGGATACCAAAAATTATCTGACCGTGAAAAGAAAATTTTATTTGAAGCCAGCAAGAAAAAATAATTTGGCATTAATATTTCTTTCGCTTTTCATCTTAGCTTTCGCTTGCAGCAGTGAGAAGATTCCGGAAGAAGTTTTAGTGAAAGTTTATGTGGAGAACATAATTGCAGCCGAGACATATTCCGCCAATGCCGATTCATTGCGCATTCATAAAGAATCGATTTTTAATAAATATAAAATAACTAAAAAAGATTTTGAGGCGGAACTCGAAAAATATTCCGATGATAAAGTAAAATGGGCTGACTTTTTTAAGAAAGCAAACGATTACTTAAACGATCTAAAAAAGAATAATACAATTAATTAACCCTTCGTTTTGCAACAGCAATTCTCAATTTTGCATAACTGATTTTATTGCTGAACGCCTCCCTTAATAATTTTAAATCAGTTGTGCCTTCACTAATAATTTTATTTATCTCTTTCAATTCGTTCTTGTCAAAAAGAAAGTCAACTTCCAGATTAGGCTGCATTTCTATTAAGGTCTCAATCTGAGTTGAAACAATAGACTCCGGTAGTTTTGTTAGTGAGGCAATATCGGCTAATGAATATTTTTTCTGAACGAGTTCAAGAACTTTTAATATATTTTCTGGAAGCTTTTTTTGCTTCATCATATCAGTCAAGTTTTTAGAGTCACCGAATATTTTAAGGACATTTAAAAAATCATCACCAATTTTGTTAAACATACGCTGGCTAAATCCTTCAACATTTAGCAAGCCGGAATGTGTACTTGGTTTAAGTCTGACAACTTCTCGCAAAATATCATCGGAACAAATTAGGTTGGCATTCTGACCAAATTTATCTGCTGCTTCTTTTCTTATCTGCCTAAGGAGATTAAATAGTTTGAGTTCTTCTTCATATTCACCAACTCCCGCATTGGAGGCGACTTCTTCTTCAGGTATTAAAAAATTACTTATGCCTATATCCG
The sequence above is drawn from the Ignavibacteriales bacterium genome and encodes:
- a CDS encoding rhomboid family intramembrane serine protease, whose amino-acid sequence is MGLDSRDYYRPSGMSGFSFFPPVLKYLLITNGVVYFIQIISQMFVYGYFSAGQPVTYGDIITKYFGLIQLSNGMVPILDNFGRIMGAIPANFYPWQLITYQFMHANLTHIFFNMFMLWMFGMEIEHIMGSKKFLIFYLACGLGAGLFQIILPPMLSEVTGPTIGASGAVFGVMIAFAMYFPDRYVFIYFLIPIKTKYLMAILVVIEFMSVGNQSVVAHLAHIGGAITGVILILINRKNEFSKKNIFSSFKKSSNNFSAGGFQKAFRKNPFKQADVEDAKFYDINDSRKEDETVSQEEIDKILDKISQSGYQKLSDREKKILFEASKKK
- a CDS encoding DUF4296 domain-containing protein is translated as MALIFLSLFILAFACSSEKIPEEVLVKVYVENIIAAETYSANADSLRIHKESIFNKYKITKKDFEAELEKYSDDKVKWADFFKKANDYLNDLKKNNTIN